TCTCATCCATCATTGGCACTAGTTAATTATCTTTACGTAGCAATGTTATGCTTTCGCGAAAGCGTAATTTATCACACATAGTGAAAGCATAGAATTATAAAGTTACGAGTTCTCGCTATTACAATAAAGAAATACGTTTAAGCTTTGTGGATTACACCATAAAGAATAATTATGCCCATCATATGACTAAACAAGAAAAGGTAGACTTTACGATAAAGACATTACAAGAATTATATCCTCAGATACCTATTCCATTAGATCACAAAGATCCATATACGCTTCTCATTGCTGTGTTAATGAGTGCTCAAAGTACAGATGTACGCGTTAATCAAATTACTCCACTCCTATTTGAGGTTGCAGATAATCCTTATGATATGGTAAAACTTACGGTAGAGGACATTAGAGATATCATAAAACCAGTAGGACTTTCACCTATGAAAGCAAAAGGAATTCACGGCCTATCACACATGCTTATAGATAAGTATGACGGCGTGGTACCCGCCAGTATAGAGAAGCTTACAGAGTTTCCTGCGGTGGGTCATAAGACAGCAAGTGTTGTAGTATCTCAAGCCTTTGGCATACCAGCATTTCCTGTAGATACTCACATACATAGATTGATGTATCGCTGGGGTTTTACTAATGGAAAGAACGTAGTGCAAACAGAAAAAGATGCAAAGCGTTTATTTCCAGAACACGTGTGGAATGATCTTCACTTACAAATTATATGGTATGGACGTCAGTATTCTCCAGCAAGAGGCTGGGATCTAGAAAAAGACATCATTACAAAAACCATAGGTCGCAAGACAGTAATAGCCGACTATGAGAAGATGATGGCAAAAAGAAAGAAAAAATAAAACCTCGATGACTGGTCGAGGTTTTATCAAAGTTTAGTTGATGAATGCTTCAAATTTCATCGATTTATAATGCATAACACTTAAAGCCTTAGAAAAATTCAAGAGAAAATCTACAGTCTCTTGTTTCGGTTCAAATTGGTTCGTCTTATTATGACCTGACGAGGGTGTAGTGTAAGTTTTTGCCATGCGGTTTTTGTTTGATTCTTATCAAGAACGCAAAAATGCACCGCATATTATATTAATCTGTTAGAATTATATTATTGGTATCAATTACTTTTCTCATATTGATAAGTGCATAACGCATTCTACCTAGAGCAGTATTGATACTCACGCCTGTGCGTTCTGAGATTTCTTTAAAGCTCATCTCTTGATAAATACGCATTTTAAGTACTTCTTTTTGATCTTCTGGAAGTTCTTCTATGATACGCTTAACGTCTTTATTTACTTGATCACGCACCATTTGCTTTTCAGCATTGAGGCTATTATCACTCAACACAGAAAATATAGAAAACTCGCCTGCGTTATCAAACTTAGGCATCCTGTTATTACGACGGAAGTGGTCTATAACTAGATTATGCGCTATACGCATTGTCCATGGTAAAAATTTACCTTCCTCATTATATTTACCCTTTTTGAGAGTTTTGATAACCTTAATAAAAGTGTCTTGGAAAATATCCTCAGAGATATCACGATCATAAACCTTAGAGTATATAAAACTATATATACGTTGCTTATGTCTCGCAATGAGCATAGCTAGTGATTGTTCGTCTCCTTTGATGTAATTGCTAACGAGCGTAGCATCGTCTATTAATACACTTTTCATAAGTACTACTTTGTAGGTTAAAATTGCCAGAGAAATTCCCTTAGCCCAAAATTTTATAAAGTAGTTCTATACTATACGCAGTGTATTTGTTCGTGAATATTTCGGTAAATATATAATAAATCTGTTAACATTTGCAAAAAAACATTCATTTTGCACAATAAATTAAAAATAACGTTCAAAATGCTGCCAGCACTTGGTTTCAATAGCAAAGCACTTTCGGTATCTTTGTAATAGAACTAAAGAATTGCGATGCTTATAGACGTTAAGGATGTTAATCCTAAGAAGAATATTATCATTAAGGGTGCCAAACTGCACAATCTTAAAAATATTAATGCAGTAATCCCTCGTAACAAGCTCGTTGTAATCACGGGACTTTCTGGATCTGGTAAATCTTCTCTAGCTTTTGATACCCTTTATGCAGAGGGACAGCGCAGGTACGTGGAGAGCCTCTCCTCCTATGCTCGCCAGTTCTTAGGTAGACTTGACAAACCTAAAGTAGACTATATAAAAGGGATTGCTCCAGCCATTGCCATCGAGCAAAAGGTAAATAGTACAAACCCTAGATCTACAGTAGGTACAACGACGGAGATTTATGATTATTTGAAGTTACTTTTTGCCCGTATAGGTAAGACATATTCTCCTGTTTCTGGAAATGAAGTTAAAAAGGATACAGTATCAGATGTGGTTGCTCATGTTTCCGCTTTCGCGAAAAGAGAAAAACTACTCCTACTCGCTCCTATTCATTTAGAAAAAGGAAGAAAAATAGAATCTAAATTACAAGCCTTATTACAACAAGGATATGCACGTATACAAGTAAAAGGAGAAGTAAAACGTCTCGATGAAGTTGCTGAAATAGGTAGCAAACTCAAAGCCAAAGATGTACTTCTCGTTGTAGATAGAATTATCAATGATCCAGAAGATGAAGATTTTATAA
The genomic region above belongs to Dokdonia sp. Dokd-P16 and contains:
- a CDS encoding RNA polymerase sigma factor, with product MKSVLIDDATLVSNYIKGDEQSLAMLIARHKQRIYSFIYSKVYDRDISEDIFQDTFIKVIKTLKKGKYNEEGKFLPWTMRIAHNLVIDHFRRNNRMPKFDNAGEFSIFSVLSDNSLNAEKQMVRDQVNKDVKRIIEELPEDQKEVLKMRIYQEMSFKEISERTGVSINTALGRMRYALINMRKVIDTNNIILTD
- a CDS encoding endonuclease III domain-containing protein, yielding MTKQEKVDFTIKTLQELYPQIPIPLDHKDPYTLLIAVLMSAQSTDVRVNQITPLLFEVADNPYDMVKLTVEDIRDIIKPVGLSPMKAKGIHGLSHMLIDKYDGVVPASIEKLTEFPAVGHKTASVVVSQAFGIPAFPVDTHIHRLMYRWGFTNGKNVVQTEKDAKRLFPEHVWNDLHLQIIWYGRQYSPARGWDLEKDIITKTIGRKTVIADYEKMMAKRKKK